In the Clostridium cellulovorans 743B genome, TATAAATATAAAAGGTGTCCGGATTTGCTTGTAGGTGATTTTGATTCAATAGATAATAAAACTATAGATTATTTTAAGCAGCGAAATACTCCTATAGAAAAGTATCCTATGGAAAAAGATTTTACAGATGGAGAAATGGCAGTGGAGAAGGCTATTGCTATGAATCCGCAGGAAATCGTCCTTTTAGGTTGTAATGGTGCTAGACTTGATCATGTTTTTTCAAGTATAGGACTATTATATAAAGTTTTAAAAAGTAATATTAGAGCATACATAAAAAATGATAATAATACTATATTTCTAAGCGATAGAAGTACATGTATTAATCCTAAAAAAGAATATGCAGATAGGAAACTTTCAGTTTTACCTTATGGTGCGGAAGTTACGAATTTAACTATTAAGGGTGCTAAATACCCTTTAAATAATTTCCAACTTCGCATAGGTGATATGCTTACGGTATCAAATGAATTTATTGGGTGCCAAGTTGATATAACTTTTGATAGTGGAATATTAATAATTTTTCTTAGCAAAGACTAAATTTATTTAGTCTTTGCTTTTTTTATGTAACTATTTACGATCTTCAGCATATTATGGAAATGAGGTTATGTTAACAAAGGGCAAGATTGTAGAGGTATTTATGGTATTAAAGGGGGAAAATCTATGCGAATAATTGTTATAAAATTACCTAAACTCTTTTCAAAGTTCGTAAGAATTTTCTATAAAAGGTGAAAGGATTATAGAAAATAAAAAACACAGATATTAATAATATCTGTGTTTTTTATTATATAGCGCGTTCTACTTTACCAGATCTTAAGCATCTAGTGCATACATGAACAGATTTAGTAGCGCCCTTTACTACAGCTCTTACTTTTTTTATGTTTGGAGCCCAAGTTCTTTTACTTGCTCTATGTGAATGGCTGTATTGTGCACCTGAAATTACACCTTTTCCGCAGATTTCACATTTTCTTGACATAGAATACACCTCCTTAGTCAATAATGTATAAGTTTTTTCAACTCAAACAAAATTATTTTATCATAAATGTTTATGTTTAATCAATAGAAACTTTTAATTATTAGATAAATTTGCTAGAATAATATAGATATCTTATTGAATGTTTAGTAATATTAATATAAAATTAGTGTAAGGTAAAATTAAGGAGGGGTTTATATGATGAATATAACCAATAGTAATGGAGATATTACCTATACTGATGAAGTCTTAGCTCAAATCGTAGGCTTATCTACCATGGAGTGCTACGGCGTTGTTGGTATGGCAAAGAAAAATGCCACTGAAGGCTTTTGGGAATTAATCAAAGGAGAAAGCCTTTCAAGAGGAGTTAAGATAGCAAATAGAGAAGATGCCTTAACAATTGAATTGTTTATTATAGTTGAATATGGAACAAAAATTTCAGTTATAGCAAGCAATATAATTCAAAGGGTTAAATATAACATGGAAAATTTAACAGGTTTAAGAGTAGCTACTGTAACCGTAAACGTTCAAGGTGTCAGAGTATAAGGAGGCAATAAAGCAGGTGGAACATTTAAAGATAGATGGACGACAATTCTATAATATGATATTAAATGGATCGAATAAATTAGAGGAAGATAAGGAATATGTTAATGCACTTAACGTTTTTCCAGTGCCAGATGGTGATACAGGTACAAATATGTCTATGACATTTAGAGCAGCGGCTACTGAAATTATCGGAAAAGAAAATCTTCCATTAGGCGAAGTTGCAAAACAACTGTCAAGAGGTGCACTTATGGGTGCAAGAGGAAACTCAGGTGTTATTCTATCACAAATATTTAGAGGAATTGCCAAAGGCTTAGAAAAAAAGGAAACAGCTACTGCTAGAGAATTTGCTTTGGCCATAGTGGAAGGCGCTCGTTCAGCCTATAAAGCGGTTATGAGACCTACAGAAGGAACCATACTAACTATAATAAGGGCAGCTGGTGATGCTGCTGAAAAGAGTAAAGAAACTGATATTACTAAATTATTAGCTGAAGTTTGCAAGGCTTCAGAAGATATGTTAAATAAAACACCAGAAATGCTCCCGGCATTAAAAAAAGCTAATGTCGTGGATGCTGGTGGTATGGGATTGCTTAAAATACTTGTTGGTATGTATGAAGCTTTAAAAGATGATTTAAATGTATCTCTTATAGGCGAAGTTGCAGTTAAAAAGTCTCAAGAACCTACAGGTAATATAGAGGAAACTGAAATTACTTTTGGATATTGTACTGAATTCTTTATAGTTTCAGATACACTTAATCCAGAGAACTTTAGACGTGAGATTGAACCATATGGAGATTCTATAATCGTAGTTGGTACTGATGGGCTTATAAAGACTCATATTCATGCAGAAGATCCAGGAAAGGTTTTATCCTTAGCACGTGCTCACGGTCAATTGTCTAAAATAAAAGTTGAAAACATGAGAGAACAACATACACAGCTTCTTGAGTCAAAGGAAGAGGCTTCGAAGGAAGTTATAACAGACATAGAAACTAAAGAAAATAAACCATATGGATTTATTTCTGTTTCAACAGGTGAAGGAATTAAAAATTTATTTAGTGAAGAACTGGGTGTTGATGTTGTTATCGAAGGTGGGCAAACTATGAACCCTAGCACTCAGGATTTTTTAAGTAATATAGAAAAGCTTAATGCAGATGTAATTTATATTTTGCCTAATAATAAAAATATAATTATGGCTGCAAATCAAGCTGCTGAAATTACTGATAAAAAGGTCTATGTTATTCCAACTAAAACAATTCCCCAAGGTGTAACTGCTCTTACTACATTTAATCCTGAAGCTTCATTTGAAGACAATTGTTCAGCTATGGAAGAAGCTATTAAAAACGTTAATACAGGTTCCATTACTTTTGCTGTAAAAAATACAGAGATTGATGGTAAGGAAATTAAAGAAGGAAATATACTAGGTCTCGTTGAAGGAAGAATTGAAGAAGTTGGATATG is a window encoding:
- a CDS encoding DAK2 domain-containing protein; this encodes MEHLKIDGRQFYNMILNGSNKLEEDKEYVNALNVFPVPDGDTGTNMSMTFRAAATEIIGKENLPLGEVAKQLSRGALMGARGNSGVILSQIFRGIAKGLEKKETATAREFALAIVEGARSAYKAVMRPTEGTILTIIRAAGDAAEKSKETDITKLLAEVCKASEDMLNKTPEMLPALKKANVVDAGGMGLLKILVGMYEALKDDLNVSLIGEVAVKKSQEPTGNIEETEITFGYCTEFFIVSDTLNPENFRREIEPYGDSIIVVGTDGLIKTHIHAEDPGKVLSLARAHGQLSKIKVENMREQHTQLLESKEEASKEVITDIETKENKPYGFISVSTGEGIKNLFSEELGVDVVIEGGQTMNPSTQDFLSNIEKLNADVIYILPNNKNIIMAANQAAEITDKKVYVIPTKTIPQGVTALTTFNPEASFEDNCSAMEEAIKNVNTGSITFAVKNTEIDGKEIKEGNILGLVEGRIEEVGYDPYETCEAIIKNMVTEDSELISIYYGEDTDDDKVQELVEKLEEKYADLDIISYEGNQPLYYFLISVE
- a CDS encoding thiamine diphosphokinase, which produces MYIEKVLVICGGDMPSQELLEAEIISSQYVIAADKGGEVLYKYKRCPDLLVGDFDSIDNKTIDYFKQRNTPIEKYPMEKDFTDGEMAVEKAIAMNPQEIVLLGCNGARLDHVFSSIGLLYKVLKSNIRAYIKNDNNTIFLSDRSTCINPKKEYADRKLSVLPYGAEVTNLTIKGAKYPLNNFQLRIGDMLTVSNEFIGCQVDITFDSGILIIFLSKD
- the rpmB gene encoding 50S ribosomal protein L28, translated to MSRKCEICGKGVISGAQYSHSHRASKRTWAPNIKKVRAVVKGATKSVHVCTRCLRSGKVERAI
- a CDS encoding Asp23/Gls24 family envelope stress response protein, producing the protein MMNITNSNGDITYTDEVLAQIVGLSTMECYGVVGMAKKNATEGFWELIKGESLSRGVKIANREDALTIELFIIVEYGTKISVIASNIIQRVKYNMENLTGLRVATVTVNVQGVRV